A single genomic interval of Candidatus Eisenbacteria bacterium harbors:
- a CDS encoding 1-deoxy-D-xylulose-5-phosphate reductoisomerase, whose translation MDTAGRRQVVVLGSTGTIGRLALEVIERLSDRFRLVGLAAWRNAGLLAEQTLRHRPDLVAIADPLAVESLRERVAGAWEGEILAGRGGIVQIARCDADLVVNALVGSAGLEPSLAALRAGRILALANKESLVVGGELVRAAIHEGKGRIVPIDSEHSALLQCLDGRSAASARRLILTASGGPFRTWPRERIERATADDAMKHPTWKMGARITVDSATLLNKGFEIHEARWLFDLPGERIDVWVHPQSVVHALVEWQDGSLIAQLSVADMRLPIQTALCHPERPPSGIPSCDLTSIEGLTFEQVDQDRYPCLALAREALATGGTAPAVLNAADEVLVEEFLVGRIRFPDIARHLRRLMDEHRFGPATDIDSVRDADRAARLRARALASVG comes from the coding sequence ATGGACACTGCAGGGCGCCGCCAAGTCGTGGTCCTCGGATCGACGGGGACGATCGGACGCCTCGCGCTCGAGGTCATCGAGCGACTTTCCGATCGCTTCCGCCTGGTCGGGCTCGCGGCCTGGCGCAACGCGGGGCTGCTTGCGGAGCAGACCCTCCGACACAGGCCCGATCTGGTGGCGATCGCAGATCCGCTCGCTGTGGAGTCGCTGCGCGAGCGGGTCGCCGGGGCATGGGAAGGCGAGATCCTCGCCGGCCGCGGCGGCATCGTACAGATCGCCCGCTGCGACGCGGATCTCGTGGTGAACGCTCTCGTCGGGTCGGCCGGCCTCGAACCGAGCCTCGCCGCTCTTCGCGCGGGGCGCATCCTCGCGCTCGCCAACAAGGAGTCGCTCGTGGTGGGCGGCGAGCTGGTGAGAGCGGCCATCCATGAGGGCAAGGGTCGCATCGTTCCGATCGACAGCGAGCACAGCGCCCTGCTGCAGTGTCTCGATGGCCGGAGCGCGGCCTCAGCCAGAAGATTGATCCTGACCGCCTCCGGCGGACCCTTCAGGACCTGGCCGCGGGAGAGGATCGAGCGGGCGACAGCCGATGATGCCATGAAGCATCCGACCTGGAAGATGGGAGCCCGCATCACGGTCGATTCCGCCACCCTTCTCAACAAGGGCTTCGAGATCCATGAAGCGCGCTGGCTCTTCGATCTCCCCGGTGAGCGGATCGATGTCTGGGTCCACCCCCAGAGCGTCGTGCATGCCCTGGTCGAATGGCAGGACGGCTCCCTCATCGCGCAGCTCTCTGTGGCTGACATGCGGCTTCCGATCCAGACGGCGCTCTGCCATCCCGAACGCCCCCCGTCCGGGATTCCCAGCTGCGATCTGACTTCGATCGAGGGCCTCACCTTCGAGCAGGTCGACCAGGACCGCTACCCCTGTCTCGCGCTGGCGCGGGAGGCCCTGGCGACCGGCGGTACCGCTCCGGCCGTTCTCAACGCCGCCGACGAGGTGCTCGTGGAGGAGTTCCTGGTCGGAAGGATCCGCTTCCCGGACATCGCCCGCCACCTGAGGCGGCTCATGGACGAGCACCGGTTCGGTCCGGCGACCGACATCGATTCGGTGCGCGACGCCGATCGCGCCGCCCGCCTGCGCGCGCGGGCCCTGGCGAGCGTGGGGTAG
- a CDS encoding isoprenyl transferase, translating to MESDSSSRRRELIRSRGNLPRHLAIIMDGNGRWATRQGLPRIAGHQAGRKAVREAVEGCSDLGIEYLTLYTFSIENWNRPKREVTALMSFLGQVLREEVDELHRKNVRLGALGRLEDLPRAVHGELDRAIDRLKENTGLRLFLALSYGGRAEIVDATRRIAREIEEGRLSSDAIDEAVFSNYLYTAGTPFPDLLIRTSGELRLSNFLLWQLAYSEIYVTDVLWPDFRRQHLEEAIIAYQGRDRRFGRVDPARAIARS from the coding sequence ATGGAATCCGATTCCTCGTCCCGCCGGCGCGAGCTGATCCGCTCGCGCGGCAACCTCCCCCGCCACCTGGCGATCATCATGGACGGCAATGGACGCTGGGCCACGCGCCAGGGCCTTCCGCGGATCGCGGGACATCAGGCGGGGCGCAAGGCGGTCCGGGAGGCCGTCGAGGGGTGTTCCGATCTCGGCATCGAGTACCTGACCCTCTACACCTTCTCCATCGAGAACTGGAACCGCCCGAAGCGAGAGGTCACAGCCCTGATGAGCTTCCTCGGGCAGGTGCTGCGCGAGGAAGTCGACGAGCTGCACCGGAAGAACGTCCGCCTCGGCGCGTTGGGGAGGCTCGAAGACCTTCCGCGAGCGGTCCATGGGGAGCTTGACCGGGCGATCGATCGGCTGAAGGAGAACACGGGCCTTCGGCTCTTCCTCGCCTTGAGCTACGGCGGCCGGGCCGAGATCGTCGACGCGACCCGTCGCATCGCAAGGGAGATCGAGGAGGGCCGTCTCTCGAGCGACGCGATCGACGAAGCCGTCTTCTCCAACTATCTCTATACGGCCGGGACGCCCTTTCCCGACCTCCTGATCCGCACGAGTGGAGAGCTGCGCCTGTCGAACTTCCTCCTCTGGCAACTGGCCTACTCCGAGATCTACGTCACCGACGTCCTTTGGCCCGACTTCCGGCGCCAGCACCTCGAGGAAGCGATCATCGCCTACCAGGGACGCGACCGCAGATTCGGCCGTGTCGATCCGGCCCGCGCCATCGCCAGGTCATGA